The following coding sequences are from one Candidatus Zixiibacteriota bacterium window:
- the acpS gene encoding holo-ACP synthase, with amino-acid sequence MSLYLIGVLENPGLNGKTLGIGVDLIEIERIKYAYQRFGDAFLQKVYSFEEIEFCFMKQNPFPSLAARFAAKEAGFKALSQAGIPPGHWRELTVTQNSDGIPQLVVPGLRNMIVHLSLSHTSTLAIATVVIERTH; translated from the coding sequence GTGTCGCTCTATCTAATTGGCGTGTTGGAGAATCCCGGTCTGAACGGCAAGACGCTCGGCATTGGCGTCGATCTGATCGAAATCGAACGTATCAAGTATGCCTACCAGCGCTTCGGCGACGCGTTTCTGCAGAAAGTCTACTCCTTCGAAGAGATCGAGTTCTGTTTCATGAAGCAGAATCCCTTCCCGTCGCTGGCCGCGCGATTTGCCGCCAAGGAGGCCGGTTTCAAGGCCCTCTCGCAGGCGGGCATCCCCCCCGGCCACTGGCGTGAGTTGACCGTTACCCAGAATTCCGACGGGATTCCGCAGCTTGTCGTCCCGGGGCTGCGCAATATGATCGTGCACTTATCTCTCAGCCATACCAGCACGCTGGCGATTGCGACGGTGGTGATTGAGCGCACACACTAA